A window of Streptomyces sp. NBC_01224 genomic DNA:
CGTCGGTGTTCGCGTCCCGGCAGTTCACCGTCGTCAACATCATCACTCTCTGTGTGTACGCGGCGTTCGGCGGCTACTTCTTCCTCTCCGCGATCCAGCTCCAGGTCGTGGCCGGGTACTCGGCTCTCGGCGCCGGCACGGCCCTGCTGCCCACGACCGTGCTGATGCTGCTCTTCTCGGCCTCCTCGGGCGAACTGGGGCAGCGCATCGGGCCTCGCATTCCGCTCACCGTCGGCCCCCTGGTCGCCGCCACCGGAATGCTCCTGATGCTGCGGGTCGGGCCGGGGTCGAACTCCGTCTCCGCCTACTTCGCCGATGTGTTTCCCGCAGTCGGTGTGCTCGGCGTCGGACTCGTCACCCTGGTGGCACCGCTCACCGCGACCGTCCTGGCCTCCGTGGACACCGCACGGGCCGGCCTCGCCAGCGGGATCAACAACGCGGCCGCCCGCGCCGCCGGGCTGATCGCGGTGGCCGCGCTACCGCTGCTCGCCGGGATGGGCCCGGAGGCCTACCGGAACGCCGACGAGTTCGCCGCGACGTTCCGGCGGGCCATGCCGATGTGTGCCGGGCTGCTCGTGCTGGGTTCATTGATCGCCTGGGCGACCGTACGCAAGCCCCCCGTCACGGTGGACGGGAAGGAGAAGGCGCACCCCGAGTGCACGGTGCACTGCGGCGTCGTCGCCCCGCCCCTGGAACCCACGCACGAGGAGGCGGGGAAGCCGGGCGCGGACCGGCCCTCCCCGGGGCGCCCGGATACTCCCGGCGCGAACTGACCCACCGCACGGCGCCCGGGTACCCCCGGAGCGCATCTGCCAGGCACACTTGAACCCATGTCGATCCACGAGAACCTGCTCGGGGGGCCTCCCCCGACCCACCTGCCCGACGACCCGGAGCCGCGCGAGCTGCTCGCGAGCGGCACGGCCCCCGCCGACGTCGCCGCGAAGTACCCGACCTCCTCCCTGGCCTGGGCACAGCTCGCCGACGAGGCGTTCGAGGGCGGCCGCGTCATCGAGTCGTACGCCTACGCCCGCACCGGCTACCACCGCGGCCTCGACGCGCTGCGCAGGGCCGGCTGGAAGGGCCACGGCCCCGTACCGTTCGAGCACGAGCCGAACCGCGGCTTCCTGCGCGCCCTGCACGCCCTGGCGCGGGCCGCCCAGGCGATCGGTGAGCAGGAGGAGTACGAGCGCTGCTCGACGTTCCTGCGCGACTCCTCGCCGACCGCCGCCGAGACCCTCGGCTAGAGGCGACCGAACCTCTCGGCCGGGGGCGACCGAGCTCCTCGGCCAGACGTACACGTACACCTTGTGACGTTCCGGACCCCGCAGATGTACCGGTATCTGCGGGGTCTGCGCGCTCCTGAGGGCTCCGTTTAGGATGCGGGCAGGGGACCGGAGCTCCACCACCTCACGGAAGGGGCGGACCGCTACCCGGAAGCTCGTGTCGAGGAGACAGCAATGTCGACGATCCACCCCGACCCCGAAGCCACCGGTGCGCAGACCCCGCACCTCGACTTCGCGGGAACGACTCCGTACGAGGACTATGTCCAGGCGGATGTCCTGACCCATCTCCAGCACCTTCGCTCCGACGATCCGGGCGAAATGGTCTTCCTGGTCACCACCCAGGTCATGGAACTGTGGTTCACCGTCATCGTCCACGAGTGGGAGACCGCCGCGCACGCCCTGCGCGAGGACCGGCTGCCCGTCGCACGCGACGCGCTCAAGCGGTCGGTGCGGGAACTGGAGGCGCTCAACGCCTCCTGGACGCCGCTCGCCCAGCTCACCCCCGCCCAGTTCAACTCCTACCGCGCCGCCCTCGGTGAGGGATCCGGCTTCCAGTCGGCGATGTACCGGCGGATGGAGTTCCTGCTCGGCGACAAGTCCGCGTCCATGCTGGTGCCGCACCGGGGCGCGCCCCGCGTCCACGCCGAGCTGGAGAAGGCGCTCGGCGAACCGAGTCTGTACGACGAGACGCTCGCCCTGCTCGCCCGGCGCGGCCACGCCGTACCGCAGGCCGTGCTCGGCCGGGACCTGACGCAGAAGTACGAGCCGTCCCCCGAGGTCGAGGCCGTCTGGGCGGAGATCTACGCCAACCCCGACCAGCACGACGAGCTGGTCCGGCTCGGCGAGGCGCTCACCGACGTCGGTGAACTGGTGTGGCGCTGGCGCAACGACCATCTCGTCGCCACCCGTCGCGCGATGGGTTCGAAGACCGGTACCGGCGGTTCCGCGGGGGTCGCGTGGCTGGAGAAACGGGCCACGAAGAACGTCTTCCCCGAGCTGTGGACGGCGCGCAGCCATGTCTGAGACCTTCGCCGCGCGGGCCGCGGCACTCGATGCCGCCGACCGGCTCGCCGATCTGCGCAAGCTGTTCACCCTCGACGACACCGTCTACCTCGACGGCAACTCGCTCGGTGCGCTGCCCGCTCACGTACCCGCCCGGGTGCAGGAGGTCCTCACCCGCGAGTGGGGCGAGCTGCGCATCCGGTCCTGGGACGAGAGCGGCTGGTGGACCGCGCCCGAGCGGATCGGCGACCGCATCGCCCCGCTCGTCGGGGCCGCCGCCGGGCAGATCGTCGTCGGCGATTCGACCAGTGTGAACGTCTTCAAGGCCGTCGTCGCCGCGAGCCGGCTGGCGCCGGAGGGCCGCGACGAGATCCTCGTCGACGCGACGACATTTCCCACGGACGGATACATCGCCGCATCCGCGGCCCGGATGACCGGCCACCGGCTCGTCCCGGTCGCCCCCGCCGAGGTGCCGGACGCCCTCGGCCCCCGTACCGCGGCCGTCCTGCTCAACCATGTCGACTACCGCACCGGCAGGCTCCACGACCTGCCCGGACTCACCGCGGCCGTGCACGCGGCTGGCGGTCTCGCCGTCTGGGACCTGTGCCACAGCGCGGGCGCCCTGCCCGTCGGCCTCGACGCGCACGGCGTGGACCTCGCGGTCGGCTGCACGTACAAGTACCTGAACGGCGGCCCCGGTTCGCCCGCCTACCTGTACGTCGCCGAGCGCCACCAGACAGCCTTCGACTCGCCCCTGCCGGGGTGGACGTCGCACGCCGACCCGTTCGGCATGACACCGGGGTACGCCCCGGCGGACGGTGCCGTACGGGGCCGGGTCGGCACCCCCGACATCCTCTCCATGCTGGCGCTCGAAGCGTCGTTGGACGTGTGGAACGGGGTGTCGATCGAGGCGGTACGGGCCAAGTCCCTGGCGCTGACGGACTTCTTCCTGGAGTGCGTCGCCGCGTATGTGCCAGAGGGCCGGGTCACCTCCGTCACCCCGGCCGCGCACGCGGAGCGCGGCAGCCAGGTCGCGCTGCGGTGCGAGGAGGCGGAACCGGTGATGAGCGCGCTCATCGCGCGGGGCGTCGTCGGGGATCTGCGGCGGCCGGACGTGCTGCGGTTCGGGTTCACGCCGCTGTACGTGGGGTTCGCGGACGTGGAGCGGGCGGCGCGAGTACTGGGTGAGGTGCTGAAGCCCTAGCAACTGGGGCCCGGGGGCCCCTGCATGAATCTGTCGGCGGGGACGGGAACGTTCCGTACTGGTACCGTCCCCGCAGGTCAGGCCAGTTGGGCTGTTGGGTTGTTGAGCTGTTGGGCTCAGATACAGGACGGTTGGAGCAGCATGTCGGATTCTGCCGCGCGTGATCGTGACGCAGCCGAGACCGAGTCGGCACTCTCGCATCCACCGGTCGCCCCCGATGCATCGGCCCCCTACGGCAACCACCCCGACCAGGTGATCGACTTCTACGCCCCGCGCGACGGCCGGACCGGTGCGCCCGTCGTGGTCGTCCTGCACGGCGGGGCGTGGCGAGCGCCGTACGACCGGCAGCATGTGTCGCCGTTCGCGGACTTCCTGGCCCGGCGCGGTTTCGCCGTCGCCAGCGTCGAGTACCGGCGCGGCAGCGAGATCCCGCAGCAGCGGGGTTCCGGTCCGGTCGCGGGCCGTTGGCCGGAGACCTTCGACGACGTCGCCGCGGCGATGGACGCACTGCCGGCCCTGCTGGCCAGGGAACTTCCGCAGGCCGACGCCCGGCGGATCGTCGTCACCGGGCACTCCGCCGGCGGGCAGCTCGCCCTGTGGGCCGCCGCCCGGCACGTACTGCCCGAGGGCTCGCCGTGGCGGCTGCCGGCGCCTCCGCCGCTGCGGGGCGTCGTCGCCCTCGCGCCGATCGCCGACTTCGCCACGGCCGTCGAGCTGAATGTGTGCTCGGGGGCGGTCGGTCAATTCCTCGGCCGCGAGGAGGACTTCGAGGAGCGGGCCCCGCACGCCGACCCGGCCGTGCTGCTGCCCACCGGGATCGCGACCACGGTGGTGCAGGGCACCACCGACGTCGATGTGCCGCAGGCCGTCTCGGAGGCGTTCGTCGACGCGGCGGCGACGGCGGGGGAGACGGTGGGCCTGACCCTGCTGCCCGATGTCGGTCACTACCCGCTGATCGACCCGGCCAGCGACGCGTGCGCGGTGGTGGCGGAGGAGCTCACCCAGCTCGCCTGGTGAGCGGGTGGTCCGGCGCCGGTGCGGCCCCGTAGTACTTGCGACGGACGGCGCAGGATCCGTATCGCTGCTGACGACCCGGGCCAATCCGGCCCCTACCTTGGAAACGTGACCAAGACCAAGAGCAGAAGCCCCGAGATCAGACTGGCCGCAGGGGCGTTGGGCGGCCTGCGGCAGGACCTTTTCCGCAACGCCTTCGAGTACCGTCCGCTGGAGCGGATGCGGACCGACGGGCCGCTGCTGCGACAGCTGCCGGAGCGGATGCGTGAGCGTGCCGCCTGGACACCCCACGCGCTGGTCGGGGCCGCCGCACTGCTCACGGCCTTCATAGGCCTCGTCTCGGCGGACTCCTTCGGTCTGCGTTCCGTGGTCGAGCTCGTCCTGATCGTGCTGCTCCCTGTGGGCTCCGTACTGATGACGCTGGTCAGGCCGGTCGGCGCGTTCTGGATTTCGATGGCACTCACCCCGTTCGCGGCGGTCGTCAGCGGCAGCTACTGGCCATGGGCGCCGAGCACCTTCCTCTCGCATCTGACGGTGCTGGTCGTGGTCGCGGCCCGGACCCGGCCCCGTACCGCCGCCTGGATGTGGGGCTTCACCGTGGTGTTCGGCGCCGTGCTGGAGAACTTCGGCGGCTGGTACCGCTCCTCGACCACCTCCACCTTCGCCATGGCCTCCGCGTTCGCGCTGCTGGTGGTGGCCGTGGTGCAGATCCGTCGCGACGCGGAGCGCGAGGTCACCGTGCAGCGCACGGTGACCGCCGTCGAACGAGACCGGCGCACACTGCTCGAGGAGCGCACCACCATCGCCCGGGAGCTGCACGACGTGGTCGCCCACCACATGTCGGTCGTCGCGATCCAGGCCGAGGCCGCCCCGTACCGGGTGGAGAATCCGCCGCCCGAGCTGGAGCAGGCCTTCGTCACTATCAGGGAGAACGCTGTCGCCGCCCTCACTGAACTGCGCCGGGTCCTCGGCGTCGTGCGGGCCGAGGACTACCAGGCGCCGGATGCCCCGCAGCCCACCCTCGCCCAGCTCGACGGGCTCCTCGCCAATGTGCGCGAGGCCGGTCTGGAGACGGAGAAGACCGTCACCGGCGCGGTACGTGAACTGCCGCAGGGCGTCGAGCTGTCGGCGTACCGGATCATTCAGGAGGCCCTCAGCAACACGCTGCGGCACGCACCGGGCGCCACTGCCAAGGTGGAGATCGGTTATGTGCTGGGCGGACTCGGTCTGCGCGTCGTCAACGGGGCGCCGACCGGTCCGGTGAAGCCCTCGCCGGGGGCCGGTCACGGGATCACGGGGATGCGGGAGCGGGTCGCGATGCTGAACGGCGACATGACGGCCGCGGCGACGGAGGAGGGCGGTTACGAGATCGTCGCGTTCATCCCCGTCCAACCCACCTGGGACACGGACGAGCCGAACGGGACGCACACGTCGCACGAGGCGCAGGCGGAACAGGGGGCGAAGGCATGACCATCCCCACCACCCCGGCCATCCGGGTGCTGATCGTCGACGACCAGATGATGGTCCGCGAGGGCTTCTCGGTGCTGCTCAACGCCATGCCGGGGATCGAGGTGGTCGGCGAGGCCGTCGACGGCCGGCAGGCCGTCGAGCAGGTCGCGGCGCTGCGCCCCGACGTGGTGCTGATGGACATCCGGATGCCGGAACTCAACGGAATCGAGGCCACCCGCGAGATCGTCGCCGCCGACGCGGACGCCAAGGTCCTGGTACTGACCACCTTCGACCTCGACGAGTACGTGTACCAGGCGCTGCGCGCCGGGGCGTCCGGCTTCCTCCTCAAGGACGCCTCCGCCCGCCAACTCGCGGACGGGGTACGGGTGGTGGCTGCCGGTGAGGCGTTGCTCGCCCCGACCGTCACCAAGCGGCTGATCAATGAGTTCTCGAAGCTCGCCGAGACCCCGCGCCTGCCCGCCTTCGCCCGGATCGGCGACCTCACGGAGCGCGAGACGGAGGTGCTCGTCCTCATCGCGCAGGGCCGGTCCAACGCCGAGATCGCCTCGCATCTGGTGGTGGCCGAGTCCACCATCAAGACGCATGTGAGCCGCATCCTGGTGAAGCTGGGGCTGCGCGACCGCACGCAGGCGGCGGTCTTCGCGTACGAGGCCCGGCTGGTCACGCCGTCCTGAGGAGTCCGCGGAGTTCGGCGTCGCTGGTCGGCGACGGGCCCGGGGTGGGCGGCTGACGGGACCCGGGGTGGGTGGTCGGCGGGACCCGGGGTGGGTGGCTGACGGGACCCGGGGTGGGTGGTCGGCGGCCGTCGGGTCCGGTTAGCGTCCGTATATGCACCCGACCTCACGTTCCGCGGCCGACGCCCCCTTCACCCTCTTCGACCCCTGGTCCGCGGCGTTCGTCGCCGACCCGTACCCGGCCTACGCCGCGCTGCGAGCAGCCGGCCGGGTGCACTACTTCGAGCCGACCGACCAGTGGCTCGTCCCGCACCACTTTGATGTGTCCGCGCTGCTGCGCGATCGCCGCCTGGGCCGTACGTATCTGCACCGCTTCACCCACGAGGAGTTCGGCCGCACGCCGCCGCCCGCGGAGCACGAGCCCTTCCACACCCTCAACGGCCAGGGGCTCCTCGACCTGGAGGCCCCCGACCACACCCGGATCCGGCGCCTGGTCTCCAAGGCGTTCACTCCGCGTACGGTCGAGCAGCTCGTCCCGACTGTGCGGCGGCTGGCCGCCGGGCTGGTCGACTCGTTCGTCGAGGCGGGCGGCGGCGATCTGCTGACGGCCGTCGCCGAACCGCTGCCCGTGGCCGTCATCGCCGAGATGCTCGGCATCCCTGAGTCCGACCGTGCCCCGCTGCGGCCCTGGTCGGCGGCGATCTGCGGAATGTTTGAACTGAATCCGTCCGACGACACCGCCCGTGCCGCCGTCCGCGCCTCGCTCGACTTCTCCGCGTATCTGCGCGAGCTGATCAAGGAGCGGCGCAAGAACCCCGGTACGGATCTGATCTCCGCGCTCATCGCCGCCCACGACGAGGGGGAGCGGCTGAGCGAGCAGGAGATGATCTCCACCTGTGTGCTGCTGCTCAACGCGGGCCACGAGGCGACCGTCAACACCACGGTGAACGGCTGGTGGACGCTGCTGCGCCACCCCGAGCAGCTGGCCGCCCTGCGCACCGACCACGGGCTGCTGCCGACGGCGATCGAGGAACTGATGCGGTACGACACTCCACTGCAGATGTTCGAGCGCTGGGTCCTCGACGACATCGAGATCGACGGCACAGTCATTCCGCGCGGCTCCGAGGTGGCCCTGCTCTTCGGCTCCGCCAACCGCGACCCGGCCCGCTTCCCGGCCCCGGACACCCTGGACCTGGCCCGCCGGGAGAACCCCCACATCACCTTCGGCGCCGGCATCCACTTCTGCCTGGGTGCCCCGCTGGCCCGGGTCGAACTGGCCGCTTCCTTCGGTGAATTGCTGCGCCGCGCCCCGAACCTGCGACTGGCGGCCGAGCCGGAGTGGAACCCGGGCTATGTGATCAGGGGTCTGAAGGAACTGCGCGTCGAGCTGTGACGGGGTGAGCGAACGGTGGAGGGCGGAGGGTGATGGCGGACGGGGGAGGGCGAGGCGGGGGCGGGGCCGGGACTCAGCACGGCGACCCCGGATCACAGTTCAGCGGCGGGCCCGCCAGTACGTCGAACGCGACCCCGAAGCCGACGAGGGCCGTGAGGAGCACCCCCGCCCCGAGCGCTCGCCGCCACTTTCCCTGGACGAGGGCGAAGAGGGTGATTCCGGCAGCGATGCCGCCGAGAGTCATGACCGGCAGCCCGAACCAGAGCACATTCCACTCCGACTCGCCCTCGAAGCCGCCGAAGATGCCGCGCCGACCGTAGGGGGCCCAGGCCAGCATCCCCGCAGCCCCACCGGCGGCGGCGACCACGCATCCAGCGACTGCCCGGACGGCTTCGCCTCGGTTCTCCATGGTCTGGGGGACGCGTGCGCACCACGGGAAGGTTGCACTTCCGAGGCAGTCCCGTCCTCATCCCGAGGCCGCCCTCCCCGCCCCGTCACGTGAGGACGTCGCGTCTCCGCAGCGCCGTCATACCTGCCCCCACCAGCACCACCGCAGCCGCGGTGAGTGCCAGCACCGGCCCCCACTCCATCCCCGTGCCCCCCGGCAGCTTCGGCAGATGCGTGAACGGTGATACGTCCATCACCGGCTGCGGCAGATCGATGGCGGGCCCGATCCACCCCAGCGCCAGGCAGATCCCGGCCACTCCCCAGGACGCCACCGCCGCCTTCGGGAGCGCCCCGTACAGCAGGACCGCCACTCCGCCCAGCAGCCAGATCGCCGGAAGCTGCACCAGTGACGCACCCAGCACGGCCGGGAGTTCGTGGCCGTAGCCGACGGCCAGGCCGAGGCCGCCGACCGCCATGATCAGGGCGGCGCCGCCGAAGGCGATGGCCAGATGACCGGCCGCCCACCCGATTCGGCCCACCCCGCCCGCCAGCACCGGTTCGGCGCGCCCGGCGGTCTCCTCGCCGTGCAGCCGCAGCACCGTCGCGATGATGTACAGCGCCGCGACCATCCCGAGCATCGAGACCATCGCCGCGAGGAACGCGTCGGTCAGCCCGGACTGTCCGCCCATCCGCTCGAAGATCTCCTGCGTCTTCGCGTTGTCGCCGACGAGATCCGCCGCCCCGCCGGTCAGCCCGCCGAAGACGACCCCGACCACGGCGAAGGACAGCGTCCACCCGATCAGCGAACCGCGCTGGAGCCGCAGCGCAAGACCGAACGCCGTGGAGATCCGCCCCTGCGCGGGCCCGGGCCGGGTCGCCAGGAAGCTCATGCCGACATCGCGCCGCCCCGCCAGGGTGTACGCGAGGACGGCCTGGACCGCGACGGCCGCCGCGATGACAAGCAGCACCCACCAGCGCTCGTCCGCGTACGCGCGCACGTTCTCCGCCCAGCCGATGGGGGAGAGCCAGGTCAGTACGGACGAGCCGTCGTCCGTCGCCGAGTCGCCCGCTGCCTTCAGTACGAACGCGGCACCGATCACCACCGCCGTGAGTCCCTTCGCGAGCCGTGCGCTCTCGGTGAACTGTGCGGCGATCGCGGCGGTGCAGGCGAACAGCATGCCGATCCCGGCGATCGCCAGCGCGAGCGCCACCGCTCCGGCGCCGCCCCCGCCGGAGCCGGCCATGCCGATCGTGATCATCAGCGCCAGCGCGGCGTTGGCGATCAGCGCGGCGAGGAGTGCGGCGGTCAGCGGGGCACGGCGGCCCACCATGGCGGAGGAGAGCATCTCCTGACGGCCGGTCTCCTCTTCCTCCCGGGTGTGCCGGATGACGACGATCAGGCTCATCACGGCTGCCAGCGCTCCGCCGAAGCCGACCATCCGCCAGCTGACGAGCCCGCCGACGGAGTCGTTGAAGACCGGTCCGTACAGCGCCCGGAGCGAGCTGTTGGCGTTCATCGACGCGGCGAGCTCGGCGCGCTGGGCGGCCGTTTCGTACAGCGAGGCGAAGGACTTCCCGACCGAGGAGAAGGAAGCGCCGAGCACGATCACCCAGATCGGCATCATGATCCGGTCGCGCCGCAGCGCGAGCCTCAGCAGGGGCCGGGTGCCGGCGAGCTGCCCGGCAGCGGACCCGGTCCGGCGTCCCGCGCCGGCCGGTGCGGTCATGGTCACGGCAGTCATCGCGCCGCCACCCCCACACCCTCGCCGCTGTCCGTCGTGCCCGTCGCGTCGGTCGCGTAGTGACGCAGGAAGAGCTCCTCCAGCGTGGGCGGGGTGCTGGTCAGCGTCCGTACCCCCGATGCGGAGAGCGACTTGAGAACCGCGTCCAGCTTGTCCGTGTCGACCTGGAGCGTGACCCGCAGGCCCTGGACGTCGAGGTCATGGACGCCGGGCAGATGCGCGAGCCCGTTGGGGGCGCCGGCCAGCTCGGCGCTGATGTTCGTACGGGTCAGATGGCGCATGTCCGCCAGCGAACCCGTCTCCACCGTCTGCCCCTGTCGGATGATGCTGACCCGGTCGCAGAGCGATTCGACCTCGCTGAGGATGTGGCTGGACAGCAGGATCGTCCGCCCGCGCGCACGCTCCTCGGCGACGCAGTCCTGGAAGACCTCCTCCATCAGCGGATCGAGACCGCTCGTCGGCTCGTCCAGGATCAGCAGATCCACATCGGAGGCGAACGCGGCGACGAGGGCGACCTTCTGCCGGTTTCCCTTGGAGTACGTACGCCCCTTCTTCGTCGGGTCGAGCTCGAACCGTTCGACGAGGTCGGCGCGCCGGGTCCGGTCGAGGCCGCCGCGCAGTCGTCCGTACAGATCGATCACCTCGCCGCCGGAGAGGTTGCGCCACAGCGTGACGTCACCCGGGACGTACGCCACCCGCCGGTGGAGCTCGACCGCGTCGTTCCACGGGTCGCGGCCGAGCAGCTGGGCGGCGCCGGAATCGGCCCGCAGCAGCCCCAGCAGCACCCGGATGGTGGTGGACTTCCCGGACCCGTTGGGCCCCAGGAAGCCGTGGACCTCACCGGTCTCGACCGTGAGGTCGAGGCCATCCAGCGCGTGCGTCCGACCGAACGACTTGTGCAGCCCGGCCACCGTGATTGCCTTCGTCATGTTTTTGAAGGTACGCTACTTTCACAAAATTGTGAAGTTAAGGAAGCGTATAAAGTTGGAGCCACGGCGGGGGCCGGGGAATCAGGGGAGACGATCGGGTCATGACCAGCGAAACCGAACAGAACGTGGGCGACGGGCGTGACGCGGAGGCCGTGTCGCGGTTCGTGGAGCGGTTCGCGTCCGACATGAGCGAGGCGGGGATGCAGCGAATGGCGTCCCGCGTCTTCGCCGCGCTCCTCGCGGACGACGACGGCTCGATGACCTCCGCCGAGCTTGCCATGGCCTTGCGGATCAGCCCGGCGGCCGTGTCCGGCGCGGTCAACTACCTCACGCAGGTCGGCATGGTCGGCCGCGAACGCGACCCCGGCTCGCGCCGGGACCGCTACCGCGTGCACGACGAGGTCTGGTACACCACCTTCACTCAGCGCGACCGGGTGCTCACCCGCTGGGAGAGCACCCTCAAGGACGGCGCCCGCACCCTGGGCGAGCACACCCCGGCCGGCGCCCGCCTCGCCGAAACAGTGGCGTTCTTCGAGTTCATCCAGTCCGAGCTGGGCGGCGTGATGGAACGCTGGCGCGAGCACCGCAAGTCGCTCGACCTCCCGGTGGCCGACGGCCGCGGCCACGCCTGACGGCCCGGCGCGGCGCCCGTCACACCGGACCGGGCACCATGTCCGCCAGGGATTCCAGGGCGCCGGGGTCGGACGGATCGACGTTCCGGTACGGGTCCGCCGGCCAGTACGGGCGGCCTTCGATCCACGCGACGACCAACGGCTTCCCGTCGAGCCACCCTCGCAGTTCGACTGTGCCGGTGGGTGCGGGCAGTCCTGCCCAGGGGTATTTGTCCGGCCCCGGCGGCAGGAGCCGCAGCAGGCCCTCCGGCGGAGTGTCCTCGCCGGCCTCGCCGCTCTTGCCGGGTATTTCGACGGATCCTGCGGTCTGCTTCTCGCTGAACGCTTCGCCCGTCCCCTCACCGACGCCCTCGGCCGGGAAGAGCACGAGCAGCGGCCCATCAGCCGCACCGGACCCGGCGTACAGCAGGGCGTACCGCCGGACCCGGGGTTCCGGAGCGACCACGGCACGGGCCAGCCGGCGCGCGGCCGGGACGC
This region includes:
- a CDS encoding cytochrome P450 yields the protein MHPTSRSAADAPFTLFDPWSAAFVADPYPAYAALRAAGRVHYFEPTDQWLVPHHFDVSALLRDRRLGRTYLHRFTHEEFGRTPPPAEHEPFHTLNGQGLLDLEAPDHTRIRRLVSKAFTPRTVEQLVPTVRRLAAGLVDSFVEAGGGDLLTAVAEPLPVAVIAEMLGIPESDRAPLRPWSAAICGMFELNPSDDTARAAVRASLDFSAYLRELIKERRKNPGTDLISALIAAHDEGERLSEQEMISTCVLLLNAGHEATVNTTVNGWWTLLRHPEQLAALRTDHGLLPTAIEELMRYDTPLQMFERWVLDDIEIDGTVIPRGSEVALLFGSANRDPARFPAPDTLDLARRENPHITFGAGIHFCLGAPLARVELAASFGELLRRAPNLRLAAEPEWNPGYVIRGLKELRVEL
- a CDS encoding DUF3151 domain-containing protein, with amino-acid sequence MSIHENLLGGPPPTHLPDDPEPRELLASGTAPADVAAKYPTSSLAWAQLADEAFEGGRVIESYAYARTGYHRGLDALRRAGWKGHGPVPFEHEPNRGFLRALHALARAAQAIGEQEEYERCSTFLRDSSPTAAETLG
- a CDS encoding ABC transporter ATP-binding protein; translation: MTKAITVAGLHKSFGRTHALDGLDLTVETGEVHGFLGPNGSGKSTTIRVLLGLLRADSGAAQLLGRDPWNDAVELHRRVAYVPGDVTLWRNLSGGEVIDLYGRLRGGLDRTRRADLVERFELDPTKKGRTYSKGNRQKVALVAAFASDVDLLILDEPTSGLDPLMEEVFQDCVAEERARGRTILLSSHILSEVESLCDRVSIIRQGQTVETGSLADMRHLTRTNISAELAGAPNGLAHLPGVHDLDVQGLRVTLQVDTDKLDAVLKSLSASGVRTLTSTPPTLEELFLRHYATDATGTTDSGEGVGVAAR
- a CDS encoding alpha/beta hydrolase family protein; this translates as MSDSAARDRDAAETESALSHPPVAPDASAPYGNHPDQVIDFYAPRDGRTGAPVVVVLHGGAWRAPYDRQHVSPFADFLARRGFAVASVEYRRGSEIPQQRGSGPVAGRWPETFDDVAAAMDALPALLARELPQADARRIVVTGHSAGGQLALWAAARHVLPEGSPWRLPAPPPLRGVVALAPIADFATAVELNVCSGAVGQFLGREEDFEERAPHADPAVLLPTGIATTVVQGTTDVDVPQAVSEAFVDAAATAGETVGLTLLPDVGHYPLIDPASDACAVVAEELTQLAW
- a CDS encoding sensor histidine kinase, whose translation is MTKTKSRSPEIRLAAGALGGLRQDLFRNAFEYRPLERMRTDGPLLRQLPERMRERAAWTPHALVGAAALLTAFIGLVSADSFGLRSVVELVLIVLLPVGSVLMTLVRPVGAFWISMALTPFAAVVSGSYWPWAPSTFLSHLTVLVVVAARTRPRTAAWMWGFTVVFGAVLENFGGWYRSSTTSTFAMASAFALLVVAVVQIRRDAEREVTVQRTVTAVERDRRTLLEERTTIARELHDVVAHHMSVVAIQAEAAPYRVENPPPELEQAFVTIRENAVAALTELRRVLGVVRAEDYQAPDAPQPTLAQLDGLLANVREAGLETEKTVTGAVRELPQGVELSAYRIIQEALSNTLRHAPGATAKVEIGYVLGGLGLRVVNGAPTGPVKPSPGAGHGITGMRERVAMLNGDMTAAATEEGGYEIVAFIPVQPTWDTDEPNGTHTSHEAQAEQGAKA
- a CDS encoding tryptophan 2,3-dioxygenase family protein; the protein is MSTIHPDPEATGAQTPHLDFAGTTPYEDYVQADVLTHLQHLRSDDPGEMVFLVTTQVMELWFTVIVHEWETAAHALREDRLPVARDALKRSVRELEALNASWTPLAQLTPAQFNSYRAALGEGSGFQSAMYRRMEFLLGDKSASMLVPHRGAPRVHAELEKALGEPSLYDETLALLARRGHAVPQAVLGRDLTQKYEPSPEVEAVWAEIYANPDQHDELVRLGEALTDVGELVWRWRNDHLVATRRAMGSKTGTGGSAGVAWLEKRATKNVFPELWTARSHV
- a CDS encoding response regulator transcription factor: MTIPTTPAIRVLIVDDQMMVREGFSVLLNAMPGIEVVGEAVDGRQAVEQVAALRPDVVLMDIRMPELNGIEATREIVAADADAKVLVLTTFDLDEYVYQALRAGASGFLLKDASARQLADGVRVVAAGEALLAPTVTKRLINEFSKLAETPRLPAFARIGDLTERETEVLVLIAQGRSNAEIASHLVVAESTIKTHVSRILVKLGLRDRTQAAVFAYEARLVTPS
- a CDS encoding GbsR/MarR family transcriptional regulator — translated: MTSETEQNVGDGRDAEAVSRFVERFASDMSEAGMQRMASRVFAALLADDDGSMTSAELAMALRISPAAVSGAVNYLTQVGMVGRERDPGSRRDRYRVHDEVWYTTFTQRDRVLTRWESTLKDGARTLGEHTPAGARLAETVAFFEFIQSELGGVMERWREHRKSLDLPVADGRGHA
- a CDS encoding ABC transporter permease, with translation MTAVTMTAPAGAGRRTGSAAGQLAGTRPLLRLALRRDRIMMPIWVIVLGASFSSVGKSFASLYETAAQRAELAASMNANSSLRALYGPVFNDSVGGLVSWRMVGFGGALAAVMSLIVVIRHTREEEETGRQEMLSSAMVGRRAPLTAALLAALIANAALALMITIGMAGSGGGGAGAVALALAIAGIGMLFACTAAIAAQFTESARLAKGLTAVVIGAAFVLKAAGDSATDDGSSVLTWLSPIGWAENVRAYADERWWVLLVIAAAVAVQAVLAYTLAGRRDVGMSFLATRPGPAQGRISTAFGLALRLQRGSLIGWTLSFAVVGVVFGGLTGGAADLVGDNAKTQEIFERMGGQSGLTDAFLAAMVSMLGMVAALYIIATVLRLHGEETAGRAEPVLAGGVGRIGWAAGHLAIAFGGAALIMAVGGLGLAVGYGHELPAVLGASLVQLPAIWLLGGVAVLLYGALPKAAVASWGVAGICLALGWIGPAIDLPQPVMDVSPFTHLPKLPGGTGMEWGPVLALTAAAVVLVGAGMTALRRRDVLT
- the kynU gene encoding kynureninase, with product MSETFAARAAALDAADRLADLRKLFTLDDTVYLDGNSLGALPAHVPARVQEVLTREWGELRIRSWDESGWWTAPERIGDRIAPLVGAAAGQIVVGDSTSVNVFKAVVAASRLAPEGRDEILVDATTFPTDGYIAASAARMTGHRLVPVAPAEVPDALGPRTAAVLLNHVDYRTGRLHDLPGLTAAVHAAGGLAVWDLCHSAGALPVGLDAHGVDLAVGCTYKYLNGGPGSPAYLYVAERHQTAFDSPLPGWTSHADPFGMTPGYAPADGAVRGRVGTPDILSMLALEASLDVWNGVSIEAVRAKSLALTDFFLECVAAYVPEGRVTSVTPAAHAERGSQVALRCEEAEPVMSALIARGVVGDLRRPDVLRFGFTPLYVGFADVERAARVLGEVLKP